One segment of Glaciihabitans arcticus DNA contains the following:
- a CDS encoding carboxypeptidase regulatory-like domain-containing protein, with amino-acid sequence MSRVSASSLRRVALLVLSSLVTAGLLLTGITPAAQAAPGDATLTVRVTTHTGAPFAAAAVTAQSLATGTAVGDPVIIGTPVAGTPGSYQFAGLDGGSRYTIGVRTRVANAGGTPAVQYYGGAATAEAGRPVPVASGANTLDFSLFAGALSGTVLTSAGKALAGVDVTLYKVLGTSYTAVDSAVSSAKGAYAFGYLEPGIYTVRYATARAARTWVAANAGGGPVLSDTAYGTHYTVNYGKPVVLSQRLVAGGTITGVVRGSGLPLAGATVRAASLTGTPGAFTGGAVYTAHTATANAAGAFSISGLPAGYYALSIQATGDQDFADPLVAIQTAASVRVVAGKIVSAPAAMTTATPGTIILSGSITGAPATAGGTVTVGKSSDFDRTARTIDIQPNGSYSIAVAPGQYQVRIRPVNTANPAQAIVPVYRTKSVNALPAATGPVTSNWDLDPGLTFATGPIISNAATTVVGTLHQMAATTLRSTTSTISVQWYRDGMPIFGATATSFASRGSDVGAALTARVALTDTVDGLGRVVGVTAPLVVTAGPVLSAVAPASIASGTYLPGMKIVAKPQTFLQTALTYSYQWTRDGVFIPGATSVAYTLTPADGGTQIAARVRGSKAGFTTSSVSIAGPVTVGRFAAPVLKKAPSLTATTIGQPAGQIRYTVRSGTWSPVPGFGYQWFADGVEIPGATYASFVYVPDLYSGRSLTVRVQTVKLGHTAASSTLVARRGSAVPTGSGTPAVTQGAASVTAGQAVPVATVLTAVPGTWTTPDATALPTFSFVWQRQLATGVWSTIPGATSATYSVAVADVGRPLQVRVTVVSPRYSNVALQPIPAGVGLLRQDLATAAATVTIGGAGAPTLAVTATGITWPVTAVTQTYAWFSCATSCVSYPAGYTAIAKATTASYVPPAALGSKSLVVRVVASKAGFAPRTIVSEPRVLDAANLIGNTAAPGYAKGLVSGSAKVGIALTSSAAGWKIPGVTRSYIWQKCAAACATEANWAQLATGASYVPDATAFGTGGNLLRVVEIAAKKGYTTARAAATVQLSITPSVEYPTSTPTITRVGNVLTVSPVTWGPGWTAAAADDVKYAWHVGDGWAPPYEDSRTYTIKPEDSGKPIWVQISYDSGAPAYGGLAGIIRPVAIRGTAPSAQPAFTFDGTRVGDYLYFSDPSFALPAWGGEAYTRSYQWLSNGAPIPGQTDHNYLATADQLGKTISLRATLTTDRYNPVVNTSAGVVLQPGDTHYGSVSLSGNSYVGSVITATPYFPAGHTFRYQWIRDDNGVLTDIPKATAKTYTLVAADLDASIRVRVTAQRPGFTGRTEESGNIYVGIRYFQQTVPAELVGSGVAGAPLSVIPPVFAGVKPAYTYLWTRNGVVIPGATAATFTPPAAYSGDAIVAKVTARLAGWNPVTASTDARTITPGAAPTALGVNAPKVTGVAKGCSTLTATRGVWTADGAGYAYQWHASLDGPIPGATLSQFTIPTGAYIGQKLFVVVTATRTGLAVGTAQSLPTAAVLDTGC; translated from the coding sequence GTGAGCCGAGTGTCCGCGTCATCCCTGCGTCGCGTCGCGCTGCTCGTCCTCAGCTCGCTCGTCACGGCGGGTCTTCTGCTGACCGGCATCACGCCTGCGGCCCAGGCCGCCCCTGGCGATGCAACCCTGACCGTGCGGGTCACCACTCACACCGGGGCGCCTTTTGCGGCCGCGGCCGTCACGGCCCAGTCGCTGGCCACCGGTACTGCCGTCGGCGACCCGGTGATCATCGGCACGCCGGTGGCCGGAACTCCCGGCAGCTACCAGTTCGCCGGCCTCGACGGTGGCTCCCGTTACACGATCGGCGTGCGCACCCGCGTCGCCAACGCTGGCGGAACGCCTGCCGTGCAGTACTACGGGGGAGCCGCCACCGCCGAGGCGGGCCGCCCCGTCCCCGTTGCCTCCGGTGCGAACACTCTCGACTTCTCCCTGTTCGCCGGTGCGCTCAGCGGCACGGTCCTCACCTCCGCGGGCAAGGCCCTCGCGGGCGTCGATGTCACCCTCTACAAGGTGCTGGGCACCAGCTACACGGCTGTCGATTCCGCTGTCTCGAGCGCGAAGGGCGCCTACGCCTTCGGCTACCTCGAGCCGGGCATCTACACCGTGCGCTACGCGACCGCTCGCGCCGCCCGCACCTGGGTCGCGGCGAACGCGGGTGGTGGCCCGGTGCTGAGCGACACGGCCTACGGCACGCACTACACGGTCAACTACGGCAAGCCGGTGGTGTTGTCGCAACGCCTCGTCGCCGGCGGCACCATCACGGGAGTCGTGCGCGGCTCCGGTCTGCCGCTCGCCGGCGCCACGGTGCGAGCCGCCTCGCTCACCGGCACCCCCGGTGCCTTCACGGGCGGCGCCGTCTATACGGCGCACACCGCGACGGCGAACGCGGCGGGCGCCTTCTCGATCAGCGGCCTCCCGGCGGGCTACTACGCGCTCAGCATTCAGGCCACCGGCGACCAGGACTTCGCCGACCCACTCGTGGCGATCCAAACGGCGGCCTCGGTGCGGGTCGTCGCCGGGAAGATCGTCTCGGCGCCTGCGGCGATGACCACGGCTACTCCGGGAACCATCATCCTCAGCGGCTCGATCACCGGAGCGCCCGCGACCGCCGGCGGAACCGTGACGGTCGGCAAGTCCAGCGACTTCGATCGCACTGCTCGCACGATCGACATCCAGCCGAACGGCAGCTACTCGATAGCCGTCGCGCCCGGCCAGTACCAGGTGCGCATTCGGCCGGTCAACACGGCCAATCCGGCCCAGGCCATCGTGCCCGTCTACCGCACCAAATCGGTCAACGCGCTCCCCGCGGCGACTGGACCGGTGACGTCGAACTGGGATCTGGACCCCGGGCTCACCTTCGCGACGGGACCGATCATCAGCAATGCTGCGACCACCGTCGTGGGAACGCTCCACCAGATGGCCGCGACTACGCTGCGCTCGACCACCTCGACCATCAGCGTGCAGTGGTACCGCGATGGCATGCCCATCTTCGGCGCGACCGCCACCTCGTTCGCCTCGCGCGGCAGTGATGTCGGTGCGGCTCTCACGGCGCGGGTCGCCCTCACCGACACCGTCGATGGCCTCGGTCGCGTGGTCGGTGTAACGGCGCCGCTCGTCGTGACGGCCGGACCGGTGCTGAGCGCCGTCGCCCCGGCGAGCATCGCGTCGGGCACGTACCTGCCGGGCATGAAGATCGTCGCGAAGCCGCAGACTTTCCTGCAGACCGCCCTGACCTACAGCTACCAGTGGACCCGGGATGGCGTCTTCATCCCCGGCGCGACCAGCGTCGCCTACACGTTGACGCCTGCCGACGGCGGCACGCAGATCGCCGCGCGAGTGCGAGGCAGCAAGGCGGGCTTCACCACTTCTTCGGTCAGCATCGCCGGTCCGGTCACGGTGGGCAGGTTCGCCGCGCCCGTGCTCAAGAAAGCTCCGTCCCTCACCGCGACGACCATCGGGCAGCCTGCCGGTCAGATCCGTTACACGGTCAGATCGGGGACATGGTCGCCCGTGCCGGGGTTCGGCTACCAGTGGTTCGCCGACGGCGTGGAGATCCCGGGTGCCACCTATGCGAGCTTCGTCTACGTTCCCGATCTGTACAGCGGCAGGTCTCTCACCGTGCGCGTGCAGACGGTGAAGCTCGGCCACACCGCCGCGTCCAGCACTCTCGTGGCGCGTCGGGGGAGCGCCGTGCCGACCGGCAGCGGCACTCCTGCCGTCACTCAGGGTGCCGCCTCCGTCACGGCCGGCCAGGCCGTGCCCGTCGCCACCGTGCTCACCGCCGTGCCCGGGACTTGGACGACGCCCGACGCGACGGCTCTGCCCACCTTCTCCTTCGTCTGGCAAAGACAGCTCGCCACCGGCGTCTGGTCCACCATCCCCGGAGCGACCTCCGCCACCTACAGCGTCGCCGTCGCGGACGTCGGCCGACCGTTGCAAGTGCGCGTCACGGTCGTCTCGCCGCGATACTCGAACGTGGCGCTCCAGCCCATCCCGGCCGGCGTCGGCCTGCTGCGGCAGGATCTCGCAACCGCGGCGGCAACGGTGACAATCGGCGGCGCGGGCGCCCCGACTCTTGCCGTGACAGCGACGGGCATCACCTGGCCGGTGACCGCAGTCACCCAGACCTACGCGTGGTTCAGCTGCGCGACCTCGTGCGTGAGCTACCCCGCGGGCTACACGGCCATCGCCAAGGCCACCACGGCGAGCTACGTTCCGCCTGCAGCACTCGGATCGAAGTCACTCGTCGTGCGTGTCGTCGCGTCAAAGGCGGGCTTCGCACCGCGCACCATCGTCTCGGAGCCGCGAGTGCTCGATGCCGCCAACCTCATCGGCAACACCGCCGCCCCGGGCTACGCCAAGGGTCTCGTCTCCGGCAGCGCGAAGGTCGGAATCGCGCTCACCTCGTCCGCCGCCGGCTGGAAGATCCCGGGCGTAACTCGCAGCTACATCTGGCAGAAGTGCGCGGCGGCGTGCGCGACCGAGGCGAACTGGGCGCAGCTCGCCACCGGTGCAAGCTATGTTCCGGATGCCACGGCTTTCGGCACCGGCGGCAACCTGCTGCGCGTGGTCGAGATCGCCGCGAAAAAGGGCTACACGACGGCGCGCGCGGCTGCCACCGTGCAGCTCTCGATCACGCCCTCGGTCGAATACCCGACCTCGACTCCGACAATCACACGGGTGGGCAACGTACTCACCGTGAGTCCCGTCACCTGGGGCCCGGGATGGACAGCGGCCGCAGCCGACGACGTGAAGTATGCGTGGCACGTCGGCGATGGCTGGGCTCCTCCCTACGAGGACTCGCGCACGTACACGATCAAGCCGGAGGATTCGGGCAAGCCGATCTGGGTGCAGATCTCTTACGACTCCGGCGCCCCGGCCTACGGCGGCCTCGCAGGCATCATCCGACCTGTCGCGATTCGGGGAACGGCGCCCAGCGCACAGCCCGCGTTCACCTTCGATGGCACGCGCGTCGGTGACTACCTGTATTTCAGCGACCCGAGTTTCGCGCTGCCCGCCTGGGGCGGGGAGGCCTACACCCGCTCGTACCAGTGGCTCTCGAACGGGGCGCCGATCCCCGGCCAGACCGATCACAATTACCTCGCGACGGCCGACCAGCTCGGCAAGACGATCAGCCTGCGTGCCACGCTCACGACTGATCGCTACAACCCGGTCGTGAACACGAGTGCGGGTGTTGTGCTTCAGCCGGGCGACACCCACTACGGCTCGGTCTCCCTGAGCGGCAACAGTTACGTCGGCTCCGTGATCACTGCGACGCCGTACTTCCCGGCGGGGCACACCTTCCGATACCAGTGGATCCGGGATGACAACGGCGTGCTGACCGACATTCCGAAAGCGACAGCGAAGACCTATACGCTCGTTGCGGCCGACCTGGACGCGTCGATCCGGGTGCGCGTCACCGCTCAGCGCCCCGGCTTCACGGGTCGGACCGAGGAATCGGGCAATATCTATGTGGGCATCCGCTACTTCCAGCAGACCGTGCCCGCCGAGCTGGTCGGTTCCGGTGTGGCGGGCGCTCCGCTCAGCGTCATCCCGCCCGTGTTCGCCGGGGTCAAGCCCGCCTACACATACCTCTGGACGCGCAATGGCGTGGTGATCCCTGGCGCGACGGCCGCAACGTTCACGCCGCCGGCCGCCTACTCCGGTGACGCCATCGTCGCCAAGGTCACGGCTCGCCTCGCCGGCTGGAATCCGGTCACCGCCTCGACGGACGCCCGCACGATCACGCCCGGTGCCGCGCCCACCGCACTCGGGGTGAACGCCCCGAAGGTCACCGGAGTGGCGAAGGGCTGCTCGACGCTCACGGCGACTCGTGGCGTCTGGACGGCCGACGGTGCCGGCTACGCCTACCAGTGGCACGCGTCTCTGGATGGCCCGATCCCCGGTGCCACGCTGAGCCAGTTCACCATTCCGACCGGCGCCTACATCGGGCAGAAGCTGTTCGTCGTTGTGACGGCCACCCGCACCGGACTGGCCGTCGGAACGGCCCAGAGCCTGCCAACCGCGGCCGTGCTCGATACGGGCTGCTGA
- a CDS encoding SdrD B-like domain-containing protein, translating into MTRVRLIPLRRAVLIAVSALVTAGLLVTGMTPAAHAAAGDASLEVRVTTHTGTPFISGAVTAFPIGNGSRSLTPAVTATPVAGKPGSYLLAGLDGGSPYAIGVQVRPASATGAAAVVQYLGGALLPEAARPVTPAVGTGRLDFSLMAGSLSGKVLTNKGKGLAGVDVTLYKATSSRLVVAETVVSSKTGAYAFTSLEPGDYSVRYETARGARAWIATNQGGTPALNSYSVGSRYPVAFGKPVVLSQKLALGGTVTGLVRGSGSPLAGAKVQAYPIVGKPGAWTSVFTNAALVTTANSKGAFSLPGLASGYYALSIRPKSNQPFADPNPVPNISNYSTLKYVKVVAGKVTPAPAVQTTAIPSTATVTGSFTGSPATTGGTVSFGIVTDFAATARSTQIQANGTWSINLPVGRYQVRLRPTDTTSSQKYIATHTTYTVAAATPNAPMVLPMTVDTGLAFTTAPVIANASTTAVGTNHYVSVAVNHTAVTAVSQWYRDGIPIFGANDGAYVSRGSDVGAAITSRITVIDLEADGSRLTGTTPPVIVTAGAAITNNAAPTLGPVAASYLPGTRLVVSEGGWNQYQLNFVSQWMRDGVVIPGATSRSYTLAPADAGTTVSVRVSAQKLGHPSSAFIPAGSVNVGFHAAPVLKKAPAIVTVTKGLPVGDKRYTVSTGTWAPVPGVSYQWVANGTPIDGATTSSLLVQAGDHAGETIAVRVQASVPGGVVATSTVVARAGTVAPTGTGTAAVTLAGTTVTAAQNVLLDSVLTASAGSWTTLDTATTPTFAHVWQRLLPTGVWTAIPGATKANYTVTAADVARPLRVLVTVVAPGYPSVALPPIVAGIGSARQDLQSGAPTVAISNIPAPTVPVGTTSITWGAAGITQSYQWFSCTTPCEAYPNGYTAIAKATAAKFAPTAALAGKLLVVRVTASKPGYTARAVVSAPRQVSAARAITSTAPPAYGTGVTAGSATVRTAVSAVAGAWNIPGVVRSYVWQKCSAACTVAANWTQLATGAKYVPDATAFGTGGNKLRVVEVATKKGYTTARQASAVELTLIPSVEYPTSKPTFTRVGNVITVSPVTFAPAVAGKKVHYRWYVGGSWVDVDPSPYDNFVRSFTVLPAHAGKTISVDFWYDSGIPAYGESGGQFEEYAVRLTPGPQTPPTFSGSHVGEFLHITPAMFTLANGDAVQVYGTKYQWLSNNVAIKGQTGYDFKPSIAYLGKKISFRATATIAGYTPFSVTSAQTLITKGVVNSGFVNLAGTGTVGSTLTATPTGFLPGPTFTYTWYRNIGNSAVVIPKAVGKTYVITAADQDTSITVKVTATQAGFVDYPTTSYSIYVPQRQLTVTSTPAVGGTGVAGTPLTVSAPTFGALKPVVTYVWYRDGVPVWSARTPTFTPPAEFVGDTVHVQVSAILPGYSEWGWYHSGWTISQGAAPTAVGANAPKVSGTAAGCSVLSATPGIWTADGSTYTYQWHASVDGPIPGATANQFAVPSGAFAGQQLFVVVKATRSGLAAGTAQSLPTQPVPASTC; encoded by the coding sequence GTGACCCGAGTACGTCTGATTCCCCTGCGCCGCGCGGTCCTGATCGCCGTGAGTGCGCTCGTCACGGCCGGCCTGCTGGTGACCGGGATGACGCCCGCCGCGCACGCCGCCGCAGGTGACGCCAGCCTCGAGGTGCGGGTCACCACGCACACCGGCACCCCCTTCATCTCCGGTGCCGTCACGGCGTTCCCGATCGGCAACGGATCCCGCTCGCTCACCCCCGCCGTCACGGCCACGCCCGTGGCCGGCAAGCCCGGCAGCTACCTGTTGGCGGGTCTCGACGGCGGCTCTCCCTACGCGATCGGCGTACAGGTGCGCCCCGCCTCGGCCACCGGTGCCGCAGCCGTGGTGCAGTACCTCGGTGGAGCGCTGCTTCCGGAAGCGGCACGCCCGGTCACGCCCGCCGTTGGAACCGGTCGGCTCGATTTCTCCCTCATGGCCGGCAGCCTCAGCGGCAAGGTGCTCACCAACAAGGGCAAGGGCCTCGCCGGGGTCGATGTGACCCTCTACAAAGCGACCTCTTCCCGTCTGGTGGTGGCCGAGACGGTCGTCTCCAGCAAGACCGGCGCCTACGCATTCACCTCCCTGGAGCCCGGGGACTACTCCGTGCGTTACGAGACGGCGCGCGGCGCCCGCGCCTGGATCGCGACGAATCAGGGCGGCACGCCCGCGCTGAACAGCTACTCGGTCGGCTCGCGGTATCCGGTGGCCTTCGGCAAGCCGGTTGTGCTGTCGCAGAAGCTCGCGCTCGGCGGAACCGTCACCGGACTGGTGCGCGGTTCTGGATCACCGCTTGCTGGCGCGAAGGTGCAGGCCTACCCCATCGTTGGAAAGCCGGGTGCGTGGACCAGCGTCTTCACCAATGCGGCGCTCGTCACCACGGCCAACTCGAAGGGGGCGTTCTCGCTCCCGGGGCTGGCGTCCGGCTACTACGCGCTGAGCATCCGCCCGAAGTCGAACCAGCCGTTCGCGGATCCCAACCCGGTGCCGAACATCAGCAACTACTCGACCCTCAAGTACGTGAAGGTCGTCGCGGGCAAGGTCACCCCGGCGCCCGCGGTGCAGACCACGGCGATCCCTAGCACGGCGACCGTCACCGGCAGCTTCACAGGCTCTCCGGCGACCACGGGTGGCACGGTCAGCTTCGGCATCGTGACCGACTTCGCGGCCACCGCACGCAGCACGCAGATCCAGGCCAACGGAACCTGGTCGATCAACCTCCCGGTCGGTCGGTACCAGGTGCGCCTGCGCCCGACCGATACCACCAGCAGCCAGAAGTACATCGCGACGCACACCACTTATACGGTCGCGGCCGCGACGCCGAACGCCCCGATGGTGCTGCCCATGACGGTCGACACCGGGCTTGCTTTCACCACGGCTCCGGTCATCGCCAATGCGAGCACCACGGCTGTCGGCACCAACCACTACGTCTCCGTGGCCGTCAACCACACGGCGGTCACCGCCGTGTCCCAGTGGTACCGCGACGGTATCCCGATCTTCGGTGCGAACGACGGCGCCTACGTTTCCCGCGGTTCCGATGTCGGCGCGGCGATCACATCCCGCATCACGGTCATCGATCTCGAGGCCGACGGATCACGCCTCACCGGCACCACGCCGCCCGTCATCGTCACCGCCGGTGCGGCCATCACCAACAACGCAGCGCCCACCCTCGGCCCGGTCGCCGCGAGCTACCTGCCCGGCACACGACTCGTGGTGAGCGAGGGCGGCTGGAATCAGTACCAGCTCAACTTCGTCAGCCAGTGGATGCGCGACGGAGTCGTCATCCCGGGAGCGACCTCGCGCTCGTACACTCTCGCTCCGGCCGACGCGGGGACCACCGTCTCGGTTCGCGTGAGCGCGCAGAAGCTCGGACACCCCTCAAGCGCGTTCATCCCGGCGGGAAGTGTGAACGTCGGCTTCCACGCCGCGCCCGTGCTGAAGAAGGCTCCCGCGATCGTCACCGTGACGAAGGGGTTGCCGGTCGGAGACAAGCGCTACACCGTGTCGACCGGAACCTGGGCGCCCGTGCCCGGCGTCAGCTACCAGTGGGTTGCCAACGGAACGCCGATCGACGGCGCGACGACCTCGAGCCTGCTGGTGCAGGCCGGCGACCACGCGGGCGAGACGATCGCCGTACGCGTGCAGGCCTCCGTTCCCGGCGGTGTGGTCGCGACGAGCACCGTGGTCGCCCGCGCGGGAACCGTCGCCCCGACCGGCACCGGAACCGCGGCGGTCACCCTCGCAGGAACCACCGTCACGGCCGCGCAGAACGTGCTGCTCGACAGCGTGCTCACCGCGTCGGCCGGTAGCTGGACGACGCTGGACACCGCGACAACCCCGACCTTTGCCCACGTCTGGCAGCGTCTGCTTCCCACCGGTGTGTGGACGGCGATCCCCGGAGCGACAAAGGCGAACTACACGGTCACCGCTGCCGACGTCGCCCGCCCGCTGCGGGTGCTCGTCACGGTCGTCGCACCCGGCTACCCGAGCGTGGCGCTCCCTCCGATCGTCGCCGGCATCGGCTCCGCCCGCCAGGACCTCCAGTCCGGCGCGCCGACCGTAGCCATCTCGAACATCCCGGCGCCCACGGTGCCGGTCGGCACAACGTCCATCACGTGGGGCGCGGCCGGCATCACCCAGAGCTACCAGTGGTTCAGCTGCACAACGCCGTGTGAGGCCTACCCGAACGGCTACACCGCCATCGCCAAGGCGACTGCGGCGAAGTTCGCACCGACCGCCGCCCTCGCAGGCAAACTCCTCGTCGTACGCGTGACCGCGAGCAAGCCCGGCTACACGGCGCGTGCGGTGGTCTCCGCTCCACGGCAAGTGAGCGCGGCGCGTGCGATCACCAGCACCGCCCCGCCGGCCTATGGCACGGGGGTCACGGCGGGCAGCGCGACGGTGCGGACCGCGGTCAGTGCGGTTGCCGGAGCATGGAACATCCCGGGCGTCGTTCGCAGCTACGTCTGGCAGAAGTGCTCGGCCGCCTGCACGGTCGCCGCCAACTGGACCCAGCTGGCCACCGGTGCGAAGTACGTTCCGGATGCCACTGCCTTCGGCACCGGCGGCAACAAGCTGCGCGTGGTCGAGGTGGCCACGAAGAAGGGCTACACGACGGCGCGTCAGGCATCCGCCGTGGAACTGACACTCATCCCCTCGGTCGAGTACCCGACCTCTAAGCCGACTTTCACCCGTGTCGGCAACGTGATCACCGTCTCTCCCGTCACCTTCGCCCCTGCGGTCGCAGGCAAGAAGGTGCATTACAGGTGGTACGTCGGCGGCAGCTGGGTCGACGTGGACCCGTCTCCGTACGACAACTTCGTGCGCAGCTTCACTGTTCTTCCCGCCCACGCGGGAAAGACCATCTCGGTGGACTTCTGGTATGACTCGGGCATCCCCGCCTACGGCGAGAGCGGCGGCCAGTTCGAGGAATACGCCGTGCGACTCACGCCAGGGCCTCAGACGCCCCCGACCTTCTCCGGAAGCCACGTCGGCGAATTCCTGCACATCACCCCGGCGATGTTCACGCTGGCGAACGGAGACGCGGTTCAGGTCTACGGCACCAAGTACCAGTGGCTCTCGAACAACGTGGCCATCAAGGGGCAGACCGGCTACGACTTCAAGCCCTCGATCGCATACCTCGGCAAGAAGATCTCGTTCCGCGCGACGGCGACCATCGCCGGCTACACCCCGTTCAGCGTGACCAGCGCGCAGACGCTCATCACCAAGGGAGTCGTCAACTCCGGATTCGTGAACCTCGCCGGCACCGGAACCGTGGGGTCGACCCTGACGGCGACGCCGACGGGTTTCCTCCCCGGACCGACGTTCACCTATACCTGGTACCGCAACATCGGCAATTCCGCGGTCGTCATCCCGAAGGCTGTCGGAAAGACCTACGTCATCACGGCGGCCGACCAGGACACCAGCATCACCGTGAAGGTCACCGCGACGCAAGCCGGGTTCGTCGACTACCCGACCACGTCGTACAGCATCTATGTACCGCAGCGGCAACTCACCGTAACCTCGACCCCCGCGGTCGGCGGAACCGGCGTCGCGGGCACCCCGCTGACCGTCAGCGCGCCCACCTTCGGCGCGCTGAAGCCGGTCGTGACCTACGTCTGGTACCGCGACGGAGTACCTGTCTGGAGCGCGCGCACGCCCACCTTCACCCCTCCGGCCGAGTTCGTCGGCGACACGGTGCACGTGCAGGTCAGCGCGATCCTGCCCGGTTACAGCGAGTGGGGCTGGTACCACTCCGGCTGGACGATCAGCCAGGGTGCGGCCCCGACCGCGGTCGGCGCCAACGCCCCGAAGGTCAGCGGTACGGCAGCGGGTTGCTCGGTGTTGTCGGCGACACCGGGCATCTGGACGGCTGACGGTTCGACCTACACCTACCAGTGGCATGCCTCGGTGGATGGCCCGATCCCCGGTGCCACAGCCAACCAGTTCGCCGTTCCGAGCGGTGCGTTCGCCGGGCAGCAGCTGTTCGTCGTCGTGAAGGCCACCCGGTCCGGACTCGCCGCCGGCACGGCCCAGAGCCTGCCGACGCAGCCCGTGCCCGCGTCGACCTGCTGA